From the genome of Bacteroidales bacterium:
GTTCTTTTAAGTAAAGAGAATGAAAATGTTCTTGAATTAAATTTTCTTCAAGATGCTACAAATTAGAACAATTACCTGTAAAACTAATTGCTTAATGTGTTAATGTACATCAACCCCACGCAGCATATAAAATAAATGATGCAAGGTTTTTAATATTTCGGTCATATATTCGTTGACGGCTTTTATGCTGCCGGGAAGAGTATATATCAAACTTTCGTCAATTGTTCCTGCAACACCTCTGCTTAAAAGAGCATTTGGTTTTATTGAACCGTATTTATAACGAATATGTTCCATTATTCCGGGAATTTCTTTATTGAGCATGGGTTGAACGGTTTCAACGGTTATGTCTCTTTTGCCTATTCCTGTTCCTCCGGTTGTAATAATTACATCGTATTTTTCTTTTGCAGCCTGTTTAATTAATTCTTTCAGTTTATCTGCATCATCAGGAATTATTTTTGTCTCAATTTTATGCGGAAGCTCTTTTTTGTCGAAAAGGTCGGTTAATTGCATATAAACAGCAGGACCGCTTTTGTCTTTATATACTCCTTTGCTTGCTCGGTCGCTTAAAGTAATAATAAGAGCTTTATATGTTTTAGGAATATATTGCATTATGTCTCCGGCTTTTACTTTTCCGGCTTTGTTTATTCTGCAAAAAATTCCTGTGCGAGGCATTACATAATTTCCGAGTTCTTTAAATTTATCATGAAAGGGTTTCCCGATTTGTGTAACTTCTAACTCGGCATTTCCGATTTTAAATTTATCGAAAGGAATAATTTTAGTTTTTCCGATTCCGGAAACGGTTAAGTCTTCCTTAAATTCTCCGAATTTTATATCTTTTGTGCCGGTTATTTTTTTGAATAATTCAATATGGTCGCTGTCTATTATGCTTATTTTGCCATTTGCAGTTGAATGAACATCACCTTTAATACCTTTTTCAGTAAATTCAATTTCTTTAACCGGGTGTTTTATTCCTTTTTCGTTTTTAAGGTTTACGGAAAGTATTTTTATTTCTTTCATGTTTCGTATTTAAAAAATATTAAATACAAAGTTACTTAAAGAAATTTTAAAAATTAAATTTATTGAAGTTCTGTTTTGTTTGCAGGTAAATATATTATTTTATCATTTACGGTAATATTTCCGTCTTTTATAACCTTACAGAATATTCCTTCTTTCGGCATAACGCATTTTCCGGCAGCTGTAAATATTGCACAACCGTCACCGTGGCATTTTTTGCCGATTTGCGTTACTTCCATAACAACTTCTTTTCCTATTTTAATAATATCGCCCGGTTTCATTTCAAAAAGAACCAAACCTTTGGTTGTAATATTCTCGGCAAATTCGCCGTATTCAATGTCTCTGCCGAGAACACCTTTAAAACGGTTTATACTTTCATCGGCAAGAAGACTGACTTGCCTGTGCCAATCGCCTGCATGTGCATCGTTTTCAATTCCTTTGTTATTGAGAACTATATTTTTAACAGGTGATTTTATGACACCTTTTTTTTCTGATATATTGACTGAAATAACAGTTCCTTTATATTGCATTCTTTATTTCATTAAATTTATGCAAAAATATGAAAAAATACGATATGTAATATAAAACATATCCAAAAA
Proteins encoded in this window:
- a CDS encoding molybdopterin-binding protein; protein product: MKEIKILSVNLKNEKGIKHPVKEIEFTEKGIKGDVHSTANGKISIIDSDHIELFKKITGTKDIKFGEFKEDLTVSGIGKTKIIPFDKFKIGNAELEVTQIGKPFHDKFKELGNYVMPRTGIFCRINKAGKVKAGDIMQYIPKTYKALIITLSDRASKGVYKDKSGPAVYMQLTDLFDKKELPHKIETKIIPDDADKLKELIKQAAKEKYDVIITTGGTGIGKRDITVETVQPMLNKEIPGIMEHIRYKYGSIKPNALLSRGVAGTIDESLIYTLPGSIKAVNEYMTEILKTLHHLFYMLRGVDVH